One genomic region from Halococcus qingdaonensis encodes:
- a CDS encoding RNA-guided endonuclease InsQ/TnpB family protein, whose translation MPTRTIRTFEATIPNQQQVQDDLDALGWAASKLWNVGRYYAQGVWDETGEIPDDGELKSELKGHECYTDLHSQSSQRVLEELAEAFNGWFGKRRNGDSRARPPGYRKRGDSHPRSTVSFKAAGFKHDEQYQRVRLSKGRNLKEHRSDFVLCGYEARPDVDLTEWDIQQVRAVHKRGEWRLQFVCRTTIDPEPPGDRTAGVDLGISNIAAVSFGDETMLFPGGWLKESKHYYKRVEYECEGENGLSRRARNAKRTLKDRRKHFHHTLSKRIVVECVERGVGRLMVGDLGGIRSEDDGSGWDWGRHGNKMLHGWGFGLLMTMLEYKGEAAGIEVVVDSERDTSKTCSVCGHKNGSQRVERGLYHCQQCGRTANADANGAENIRQTLLPNPAAFDRLDRDNGCLAQPVVCSFDATDGRFHPQERARCEP comes from the coding sequence ATGCCGACGCGAACTATCCGAACGTTCGAGGCCACCATCCCGAACCAGCAACAGGTTCAGGATGACCTCGATGCACTCGGGTGGGCCGCGTCGAAGCTCTGGAACGTCGGTCGCTACTATGCACAAGGCGTGTGGGACGAAACGGGCGAGATCCCCGATGACGGGGAGCTCAAATCCGAACTCAAAGGCCACGAATGCTATACGGACCTTCATTCACAGTCCAGTCAGCGCGTTCTCGAAGAACTCGCTGAAGCGTTCAACGGCTGGTTCGGGAAGCGTCGGAACGGCGATAGCCGTGCCCGACCGCCCGGCTACCGCAAACGCGGCGATTCGCACCCACGCTCCACAGTGTCGTTCAAAGCGGCTGGCTTCAAACACGACGAACAGTATCAGCGCGTTCGCCTCTCGAAAGGCCGGAATCTCAAAGAACACCGTTCGGACTTCGTGCTCTGTGGGTACGAAGCCCGTCCCGACGTGGACCTCACCGAGTGGGACATCCAGCAGGTTCGCGCCGTCCACAAGCGCGGTGAGTGGCGGCTTCAGTTCGTTTGCCGAACAACCATCGACCCTGAACCGCCGGGCGACCGAACGGCGGGTGTGGACCTCGGAATCAGCAACATCGCTGCCGTGTCGTTCGGCGACGAAACCATGCTGTTCCCTGGTGGATGGCTCAAAGAGTCCAAGCACTACTACAAGCGCGTCGAGTACGAGTGCGAAGGCGAGAACGGGCTTTCGCGCCGCGCTCGGAACGCGAAGCGCACACTCAAGGACCGGCGCAAGCACTTCCATCACACCCTCTCGAAGCGTATCGTCGTCGAGTGTGTCGAACGCGGCGTCGGACGGCTCATGGTGGGCGACCTCGGTGGCATCCGTTCGGAAGACGACGGCTCCGGTTGGGACTGGGGCCGCCACGGGAACAAGATGCTCCACGGATGGGGTTTCGGGCTACTCATGACGATGCTCGAATATAAGGGCGAAGCCGCCGGTATCGAGGTGGTTGTGGACTCCGAACGCGACACGTCAAAGACGTGCTCGGTGTGCGGCCACAAGAACGGCAGCCAGCGCGTCGAACGTGGTCTGTACCACTGCCAGCAGTGCGGACGGACGGCGAACGCCGACGCGAACGGTGCGGAGAACATCAGACAAACGCTACTCCCGAATCCAGCCGCATTTGACCGGCTCGATAGGGATAACGGCTGTTTGGCACAGCCAGTAGTGTGTTCGTTCGATGCTACGGATGGTCGGTTCCATCCACAAGAACGAGCACGTTGCGAACCCTAA
- a CDS encoding mechanosensitive ion channel family protein, translating into MIPLQQGFSLDPQALLNQYGPALVSAAVTIILFLVAFVVIYYVGKALVVRALRSALDSRGVDETITSLTISTVVAITAVVALAIAATIAGAGVVLAAFGTLAGALALAVGFAAQDLISNFVAGIFIIQDEPFQTGDWIEWNDNVGVVEDVQLRVTKLNSFDNEEMTVPNSDLVNAVVTNPMGNDELRVGVDFGIEYDADIEDAREIIVDVAQNLDGALTSQEPSAPVTSLGDSAVVLSGRLWIDPNKTGYAPTVAAFTEAVKKRFDAAGIGMPYPYTEVTGDITVSEDVEFEQA; encoded by the coding sequence ATGATACCACTCCAACAGGGGTTTTCACTCGACCCGCAGGCGTTGCTTAACCAGTATGGACCCGCGCTCGTAAGCGCCGCAGTAACAATCATTCTGTTCCTCGTTGCGTTCGTTGTCATCTACTACGTTGGGAAGGCACTCGTCGTCCGAGCGCTGCGAAGCGCCCTCGATAGTCGTGGCGTCGACGAAACCATCACCAGTCTCACTATCAGTACCGTCGTCGCGATCACTGCGGTAGTGGCGCTTGCAATCGCCGCTACAATCGCGGGTGCAGGCGTCGTTCTAGCCGCGTTTGGGACACTTGCTGGCGCTCTCGCTCTGGCGGTCGGCTTCGCCGCACAGGATCTCATCTCGAACTTCGTCGCCGGGATTTTCATCATCCAGGACGAGCCGTTTCAGACGGGCGACTGGATCGAATGGAACGATAACGTCGGGGTGGTCGAGGATGTTCAGTTGCGAGTGACGAAGCTCAATTCCTTCGATAACGAAGAGATGACCGTCCCGAACAGCGATCTCGTGAACGCCGTCGTGACCAACCCGATGGGTAACGACGAACTTCGCGTGGGGGTCGATTTCGGTATCGAATACGACGCCGATATCGAAGATGCCCGCGAAATCATCGTCGACGTAGCACAGAACCTCGATGGGGCACTCACGAGTCAAGAACCCTCGGCACCCGTAACGAGTCTCGGCGATTCGGCGGTGGTGCTCTCGGGACGTCTCTGGATCGACCCGAACAAGACGGGATACGCTCCAACAGTTGCAGCGTTCACTGAGGCCGTCAAGAAACGCTTCGACGCTGCCGGTATCGGTATGCCCTACCCCTACACAGAGGTCACCGGCGATATCACTGTCAGCGAGGACGTGGAGTTCGAACAGGCGTAG
- a CDS encoding class I SAM-dependent methyltransferase has protein sequence MEPDDNHRGWAERSGEFSPTYYAQLGANTVSETLATTCDYYLPEDAAILEIGCSSGRHLTHLRENGFTNLTGIDINDESFAVMADQYPELAATGTFHTGLIEEIVPEFADNDFDLVYSVETLQHIQPQNTWVFEELARITSNLLITAENEGNGPQRGREDAQVSYVNDEFPLYFRNWKRIFTDLGFAQLSYEPSKRDTIRTFQAL, from the coding sequence GTGGAACCGGATGATAACCATCGTGGCTGGGCTGAACGCTCGGGAGAATTTTCGCCGACATACTACGCTCAGCTCGGCGCGAACACCGTCAGTGAGACTCTCGCCACGACGTGTGACTACTACCTGCCTGAGGACGCCGCGATTCTCGAGATCGGCTGTAGCTCCGGCCGTCATCTCACCCATCTTCGTGAGAACGGGTTCACCAACCTCACCGGTATCGACATCAACGACGAGTCGTTTGCCGTGATGGCCGATCAGTATCCCGAACTCGCTGCAACAGGCACGTTTCACACGGGGCTGATCGAAGAGATCGTCCCCGAATTTGCCGACAACGACTTCGATCTCGTCTACTCGGTCGAAACCCTGCAGCACATTCAACCGCAGAACACGTGGGTGTTCGAGGAACTGGCTCGTATCACCAGCAATCTGCTGATAACCGCCGAGAACGAGGGCAACGGCCCACAGCGTGGCCGAGAAGATGCACAAGTGAGCTACGTCAACGACGAATTTCCACTTTATTTCCGAAACTGGAAGCGAATATTCACCGATCTCGGGTTCGCTCAACTCTCGTACGAACCAAGCAAGCGCGATACGATTCGTACATTTCAGGCATTGTGA
- a CDS encoding MarR family transcriptional regulator: MGSSETAEIDSLAPSGKLVAKVLEYEGPLTQKELIRQSHLSSRTVRNALNQLERIDMVEKGICIDDARQNSYQLVSDGDRIEQSDD; this comes from the coding sequence ATGGGTAGCTCCGAAACAGCGGAGATCGACAGTCTCGCACCGAGCGGGAAACTCGTCGCAAAAGTGCTCGAATACGAGGGCCCACTAACGCAAAAAGAGCTCATCCGCCAGTCGCATCTTTCGAGTCGGACGGTGCGGAACGCGCTCAACCAGCTCGAACGTATCGACATGGTCGAGAAAGGCATCTGTATCGACGACGCTCGACAGAACAGCTACCAGCTCGTGTCCGATGGTGATCGGATCGAGCAAAGCGACGATTGA
- a CDS encoding amidohydrolase family protein has product MPDRLMAAIREALTDAAGWEFDHPTERTALEAALREAGIDRYVALPYAHKSGMAAELNDWLLEAASSSEMCLPFATVHPADDVHAVVEAAFENGARGLKFQCPVQEVAPDDPRLDPAYELCAEYDRPVLHHAGTAPMFGDSPHVGIERFREFRDRFPEVRACCAHMGTFEHEAFLDLARADENVYLDTSFAMATVVDRHVEFDPATIDDGVFEELAGRIMYGSDFPNMPHAYEREFEGLLRRELSEAAVDALFRGAAEQFLGET; this is encoded by the coding sequence ATGCCCGACCGGCTGATGGCCGCCATTCGCGAGGCACTGACCGATGCCGCGGGGTGGGAGTTCGACCATCCAACCGAGAGGACGGCACTCGAGGCCGCTCTCCGTGAGGCCGGGATCGACCGGTACGTCGCGCTACCGTACGCGCACAAGTCAGGTATGGCCGCCGAACTCAACGACTGGCTGCTCGAAGCGGCGAGCAGCTCGGAGATGTGTCTTCCGTTCGCGACGGTCCATCCCGCCGACGACGTGCACGCGGTCGTCGAGGCGGCCTTCGAGAACGGTGCCCGCGGGCTGAAGTTCCAGTGTCCCGTCCAGGAGGTCGCGCCGGACGATCCACGCTTGGATCCCGCCTACGAACTCTGTGCCGAGTACGACCGGCCCGTGCTCCACCACGCCGGCACCGCGCCGATGTTCGGGGACAGTCCACACGTCGGGATCGAACGGTTCCGGGAGTTCCGCGACCGGTTTCCGGAGGTGCGAGCCTGCTGTGCGCATATGGGGACCTTCGAACACGAGGCGTTTCTCGATCTCGCCCGTGCCGACGAGAACGTCTATCTCGACACGAGTTTTGCGATGGCGACGGTCGTCGATCGCCACGTCGAGTTCGATCCGGCCACCATCGATGACGGCGTCTTCGAGGAACTCGCCGGCCGGATCATGTATGGTTCGGATTTTCCGAACATGCCACACGCCTACGAGCGGGAGTTCGAGGGACTACTTCGGCGAGAGCTCTCGGAGGCAGCGGTCGACGCGCTCTTTCGGGGTGCGGCGGAGCAGTTCCTCGGCGAGACATGA